The nucleotide window ATCATATGCAGAAAATTGGCCCAATCATAATTTTAGAAGGTCCTAACAACAGTAAAGTTCCCTATTCACGTAGTCTGTTCATCGATTGCCCGGAAAAAGTATTGATCGATAGCGGGGCGGATCCCAAAATCCTGTTAGACATAAATCGTGAATTTGGGATTGAATTGATTATAAATACACATTACCATCCTGACCATACCCGTCATAACCACCTGTTTACCGATGTTAAAAAGTGGATCAATCCAATAGAATTTGAAACAGCACGAACTGTAGAAGGAGTTGCCCGTACTAATGGTGTTTATCAGGAATGGGGAGCCCTCGGGGTTGAAAAGTGGAAGAAATCTCTTCCTCAAGAGTGGGTACTAAATTTGGGAGAAATATCTGGGACCTATGAATATGAAACGGACTATTTATTTGGTGATGTAAAGGTGCAGTTTTTACACACTCCAGGACACACAAGCGGCCTCTCATGCCCTTACTTTCCTGAATTAGGAGTCGTCTTCGTAAGCGATTATGATATGACATCATTTGGTCCCTGGTATAACGGCACCGATGGCGATATTGATGACTTCATTACTTCTGGCAAAAGACTGCTGACACTTGATGCAGACGTCTTCATTACGGGTCACCAAAAAGGAACATTCTCCAAGCAAGAATTTGCCGAGAGGATGGAAAAGTTCCTTGATATCATTGAAAGAAGAGATGAAACGATTGAAAACTATGTCCGCCATGGGATGACTTTTGAAGAAATAACGAAAATCGGGATTTTTTATCCTAAAAAAAGTTTAGAGAACACGATCTTACGAACATGGGAACGAAGTGGTATTCGCAAGCATTTACAGCGTCTTGGGATTTCCTGTTCAGAATCTACAGGAGAATTAGTGCATGCAAAATAGGATGGGCTTGGTGCCCATCCTATTTACTTTTTTACTAATCAACATAATACATCAATGCAAGGGCTCCAGGTCCGGTATGCGTACTGACAATTGGGCCCGTGTAATCAATTTCCACGTCTTGAAACCCAGTTAAATCAATAATACTCTCTTTTATTTTCATAGACAGCTCATAGGCTTCCGCATGGGCAATCCCTACACCGCGGATGGTTTTTCCCTTTACATCTTCAGCAAACTGCTTGGCCATAAATTTAACGACCTGGGAATGGCTGCGAACCTTTGTTACCGGGTTGTATTCTGCCCCCTCAAGCGAGGCGATCGGTTTAATATTTAATAGGGAGCCGATAAAGGCCTTTCCTTTACCGATTCTTCCGCCTTTTACAAGATTCTCTAACGTATCGACCATAATGTATAGTTTCGTATGTTCACGGACTGCCTCAAGACGTTCGAGAATTTCCACTGCATTCTTACCCTGTTTTGCCATTTCGGCAGCTTCTCTCACTTGAAAGGAAAGGGCTTTCGAAATAAACCTTGAATCAACAACAGTTACCTTTGTTTCTGTCATCTGAGCAGCGCTTTCAGCTGAGCGAACGGTCCCGCTCATTTTCCCTGTCATATGAATGGAAATGACTTCATAGCCCTCTTCACCCAAACGATCATAAACCTCCAGAAAGGCACCTGCGGAAGGCTGCGAACTTTTCGGCAATTCTTTTGTACCACTCATATTTTCAATAAATTCAACCGGATCAATCTCCACCCGGTCTAAATACGTTTCACCCTTTATTGTTACAGTCAAAGGTACAATGACAATACCAAGCTTTTCAGCCATTTCATTTGATATATCCAAAGTTGAATCGGTTACAATTTTAATCTTGCTCATGCAATCACATCCCTACCATTACTCCTATGTATTATACAGGTTTCATAAATTGAATGGAATAAAAAAATAAAGAGCGCCGGTTGCCCGATGCTCGAAAGGAATAAGTTATGCGTTATTTTTTAATTCTGCTATTTTAAACAGCTTCTCATAATCCGGCCACTTCATGACCTTCTTCAAATACTCTTTAAAGGAATAGCATCTCTTTGGCTTTGTTTCCCGATCAATTGCTGCGAGAAACGTTCGTAAACGGACTTGGATCATAAATTTATAAGTACTATCTTCCTCCAATACAGGAATATCCATGACTTTAACCTTCTGTCCAACATCATTTTTGAACTCTAGGCTTTTGAATAACAAAATATCAATCCTCTTTTTCACCCGTTTGACTATATTATACACCTATTACAACTCGAAAGATGTCTATTTATGCTTGGATTAGGAAATTATTTGTGAATTATTTGCAAGAACAAAAGGCGCAAGCACCCTGTTCAGCGGCGTATGGCCTGGAGCACTCCAACTGAGATAAAGGAAACACGAAGAGCCGGAGGCGATTCGATGTTGACTTATCGTAGGGCGGAGAGCGAAGGACACTAGCTGCTAGGGCGCTGGAGCTGGATTCAGATGACTATTCCAAGTTATCCACAATGGTATGAGTCTATAATTTCCTAGACCACAAAAAACAGGACATTTTTACATGACCCGTTGGATTAATCGAAGGATTGGAATACATATGGTTTTATCTTTGCATTAAATTCTGGCGTTTGTTCGAGGTAGCCCTTTTTGATGATGAATAATTGCGGTTTTGTTTGATTATGGGGTGCAGCAGCTAATGAAGTACTGTTTTCGGTAGTGCAGATTGGGCAGACCCAACTATCTACTATGTTTTCGCTGAAAGATGGTTGATGGCACTTTGGGCAGAGTAGTTTGGACATTTTACCAGCTCCTGAAAAATCAAATTTATTTTAATAATCTTAGAGAAAGCCTTGATAAATAATATTCTATCAAGGCTCATTTATGCTTCTCTTGCCATTTTCCTTCGCCAGTAAAGTACAAACTGGAAAATAGATCCCGTTAATACTAAGACCACTCCGGCTACAAGAATATTAAACATATTTGTTCCAGTTTCAGGCAATTTAGGACCATCTGCCGGTAAAACTCCACCTAACGTACCTTCCACGTAAAACTTAAACTCTACCTTACAACTAATGCCTTGGTACTCATTTCCTAATTCATCTGGAATCTTTACCGTAAAGAAGAGTTCTTCTGCATCATTTTTTGAAATAAATTTTGGTTCAATCTTAGAGAAATCTTGCATTTTCCCCTCAAATAATACTTTGTTTTTATCCGATACTTTTAAATCTAGCGAATTATAGAACTTTTCAGAGCCCTCTTTTAGTTTACTAGAAAATAAATACTTAAAATCCTGTTTCCCCTTATTCTGAATGGTTAATGTCCGTTCAGCCCAATCACCTGGCTTTAGGTTTGATAGTTCAAATAAAACCTTTTCGGGTGAGGTGGCAATGTCTATTTCACTTGTTTCCGCTGCACTTATCTTATTGTTTGATAGAGAAAAAATAAAACACTGGATAATTGTACAAGCTATAATAATAGTTATCATTTTTTTCACCAGAATCCAATCCCCCCTTGTCTCTACCAATCAATCTTAAAGGCAGAAACATTTTATTGCTTTATTAAATGGATTATATAGATTATTTTGTGTCATCAACGCCCAAATTTTTAGTGTCGTCAACACCCAAACTGTTTTTTGATTTTTTTTCAAGTTGGGATATAGCTTTCCAGATAGAAATTCCTGAATAAGCTAGAAGTAATAGGCCCGGGATAATTAATAGTAATGCTCCCCCCATTTTCGATTTGGTATAATCAGCAAAGTATCCGAGAAATGGTATTGTAAAGCCATTGTATTCAGCTAAAACTTTATAGGATGGGACAGAGTTAAGATCACCCGATTTATTATTGTCCCCTTTAGTTTTATAACTGATTTGATCTCCCTCTTTTAAAACATCTGTAATTCTGTGGGTAACGATCACATTATCTTCTGACCTAAATGTTATAACATCACCTTTTGTAAATCTCGTCATGTCACCACCTGGTTTAACTGCGATAATAGACCCTGTTTTAATTCCTGGTTCCATCGAGCCAGATAAAACTGTTTTTAACTCATATCCAAATGCCTGAGGTTCACCACCAGATAATTTAGAAGAGATGACAACATAAAGCATTACTATTAAGATCATAAATAAAATTATAGTTACTATATTACTTAACCATTTTTTTACTTTATTCACCTTCAATTGGATCACCTTTTCACTATTGTATGATTTTTGGTATTTCTCTTATTTAAAGCATGGCTTCTTGAAATACTTTATTTAATTTTGGACATTTTCAGTACTTTGGCTAGTTTTATCCTCATTCTGATTTATTGATACGTCTTCACCAGTTTGGTTAGTAATCTCTTCCTTTGGTGTGGAGTTAATATTATTTTGACTAGAAGTAGGATCCACAGGCTTAATTGTTTCATTGTTATTTGGATTAATATTTTCAGGAGGTGTAGTTTCAGTAGCTGGCTCTTGATTATTCGTTTGATTTTGTTGTGGTTCTACTGCATTTGTTGAATTCGTCTTGCATGCGATTGTTACTGTTTCACTCCATAAATCTTGTCTCTCTGGTTTAAATGCATGATTCGGGCGTTGAAAGGCTCTGAATTTATAATTTCCTGGCTTTGTTGCTGTGAATTTTAGGATACTGGACTGATTTGACTTGATTGGTTCGATAGTACCTTCACCAACTTTTTCACCTTTCATTGGATTACCATTATTTATGTAATATACTTCGAATTGGGAAGGCCCCTTCATGTCACTGCCAGAATTGATTATGGTTACAGCTATTTCTTTAGGGTCACAAATTTCAAATAGTTGATCTTTTCCAGTTGAAAATTTTAGAGAACTCTTATCCCATTGATCCTCCCATGTCCCAGCTTGAATTTTTCCTGTCACAGCGGCATTATCACTGAAATAAGCACCTGTATCAGTAGTTAAATAGCCAATAGATAAAATGGAAAAATACCAGATTGCTAAAATTTTAAGAAAAAAAACTGCCCTTTTATTTTTTTGACCAAATTTCTTTAATCTTGAATTACGAATTTGAATCACACCCCTCATCTCCCAGTGTGTATTAATTACATTTTTAACTTTTTTAAATGGAATATTTACCTTTTCTTGAATAATACTTTTCACCTTAGATAAAGATACTTACCTTTATCTAAGGTGAAAAGTATTAATATTTTATTTAAAAGAAAGGGTGGATATAACCCACCCCTCCTAATTTCAAATAAATATTATCTTGATTCACCTGCTGTTTGTTTACCATCAAATGTCCACTTAAGCTCTAAAGAATCACCTTGGAATTGATTTTGATCCAAGCCATTGTCAACAAATTGGTATTGAACATACATCTTATCTGAATTACCAGCTTTTAATCCCCCAATTTCTTCAAAGAAAGGAACAAAAACTTTATTAGCTACTGCATCTGGTGTCATTGCTTTTAAGTCTGCAAGAGTAGTTGAATATACTACTGAATCTGGAGACCATGGTCCAAGGACCGCTTTATCTTGATTAAATAAGAAGTTAACTCTGATATGCTTTCCTAGGTCATCGGTATTTGTAGGAGCTCCAGATTTGTTTGTAACGGTATATTCAGTAGAGAGGAGTACCTTTGAAATATCAAGAGTACCGTCATTGCTAAGAGTGAATGTACGGTTCATCCAATCTCCAGGTTTCAAGTTTTTAACATCAATAATTGTTGTTGGAGCTGCATTAAGATCTAATGTACCGTTTGCAAATTTGCTTGTAGTTTGGGCAGTATCATTAAAGTATGCGTATGTACCCCCACCAATTAATGCCAATCCCATTGCTGCTGATGCCACACCCAAACCTAATTTCTTTTTAAGACTCATTTTGTTTCCTCCTCTTTATCCCTTGGTTTTTTATAAGTTCTGTTCTCTTTAAAGAACTTATAAGTTGAGTATATGCCAAAATAACGAACTTGAAAAACCTCAAAAACAGGCATTTTTTCTTAATAAAGAACGTTTTGTAGGGTTTTTCTCCTATTTCCTCCTTTTTCCTTATCTTCTTGTACTTTATAAAATAAATATTGTGCTTTATAATGTACATATGTTTTATGTTCACACATAGGAGATGAGGGTGATGATCGGGGAACGAATTAAACGGCTGAGAGAAAAAAAGGGATTTTCCATAACAGAGCTAGCACGATTGGCGGATGTATCAAAATCCTATTTAAGCCAAATCGAAAGGGGACTTCAATCTAACCCGTCTATGCAATTTTTAAAGAAGATTGCGATTCCATTAGAAACTAGCCTTGATTACCTGTTAATGGATGGAAATTCACAAGGTCAACCAAAAATGAAACTTGATGATGAGTGGAAATTGTTAATTCAGCAGGCAGTGGATAAGGGGTTAAAAAAAGAAGACTTCCAGGAATATCTTAATTACATACAATTTCAATCCTGGTTGAAGGAACAGAACAAAACGTAAAAACAGCCCCCATTCTTTTAGAGAATGAGGGCTGTTTTTTAACAAATTCTCGGAAACATGGTTCCAGATAGTCTCGTTAATAGCCGGCTAGAGCCAAGGGGTGTTTTTACTAATAATTGACCTTTCCCTTTCCCAATGATGGAGCCAATCACAACGGCATCCCTTCCTTCAGGAAACTCGCGTAAAATATCAACCACTTTATCTTTATCACAACTAGCGACCACAATAATCGCCTTTCCTTCATTGGCAAGATACAGCGGATCAAATCCCAGTAAATCACAAACCCCATGAACCTCTTCCTTTACAGGCACGTCGAGCTCATTGATTTTCATTGTTAAATGAAAGTCTTCAGCTATTTCAACGAGAGTAGTAGCCAGTCCGCCCCTTGTTGGATCGCGCATGATCCGAACACTATCAGTAGATTTAAGGACCTCCGAAAGCATTGTATTCAATGAAGCACAATCGCTAGTAATCGGTGTTATTATCCCTAGTTCACCTCTTGCAGCGAGAACGGCTATCCCATGGTCACCAATTGTCCCTGACACAATGATGGCATCACCTTCTTCAAATTCTAGGCTGCAGTCCATATTAGGTTCAAAGATTCCAATTCCAGTCGTATTGATATAAACTCCATCAGCACTGCCGCGTTCTACTACCTTCGTGTCGCCGGCAACAATGGTCACACCCGTTTTCTTCGCTTCATTTGCCATATCCAAAACAATTTTCTTTAAATCAGAAATCAGGAAGCCTTCTTCAATGACAAAGCCGCAGGTTAAAAAAGCCGGCTTCGCACCGCTTACGGCAAGATCATTGATCGTTCCTGCAACCGCCAATTTACCAATTGATCCACCCGGAAAGAAGATAGGTTTAATGACAAATGAGTCAGTCGTAACCGCGATTTTGTGCGTAGATATCGTGATAGCAGCCGCATCAAACAGGGCCGCATTTTCACCGCCAAACGCTTCAATGAATACATCTTTGATTAATCGATGACTTAACTCCCCGCCATCACCGTGTGCTAAACTGATATATTTCTCCATTAAAAACTCTCCCTCATGTATTGATAGTAGGCCGCACAGCTGCCTTCCGCTGAAACCATACATGGGCCAATTGGGTTCATTGGCTGGCAGGCTTTTCCGAACAGTGGACATTCATTTGGCGAGATTAATCCTCGAATCACTTCTCCGCACCGGCATTTTGTTTTTTTTGGATCTCCCACATCCACCGAAAACCGTTTCTTCGCATTAAACCGATCGTATTCAGGTTTCAAATCTAAACCGCTTTGTGGAATAACTCCAATTCCACGCCATGCCTCATCACATTCTGTTAAGTACTGATCCATCCATTGTTGAATAACCTGATTTCCTGATTTACTTACAACCGCTGGGTGATTATTTTCAATACCAACTTTTCCTGTTAATGCCATATCGATCAATTTATAAATACCGGAGAGTAATTCTGCTGTTTCAAAACCGGTAATGACCCCGGAGATGCTATATTCATCGACTAAATACTGATAGGAATCTTCTCCCAAAACGATGGATACATGGCCAGGAAGCAAGAAACCATCCAACTGGACTTCTCCTGTGTCTAATAAATAGCGAAGAACCGGCTCGATAAGCTTAGTAGTCATCCAAATTGAAAAATTGGTGATCCCTTGCTTTTCCGCTTCCCCTATCATTAGTGTCAGTATTGGAATGGTAGTTTCAAAGCCTACTCCAAGAAAAACAACCTCTTTATCAGGGTTTTCCTCTGCAATCTTAACAGCATCAACAGGAGAATATAAAACACGAATATCCTTCCCGGCAATCTTTGAATCTAGCAATGTCTTGCTTGAGCCCGGTACCCTCATCATGTCGCCAAAAGTGCAGATGATCCGCTGCTCACCTTCCGCTAGCGCAATCATCGCATCAATTGACCTCTGATCTGTGACACAGACAGGGCAGCCAGGACCTGAGATGAGATGGACGTGATCCTTTAAGCACTGCTTCACCCCAGTGCGCGCGAGTGACATGGTATGTGAGCCGCAAACTTCCATAAAGGCAGGTTTCCGGCCAAACTTTTGCCGGAATTCCTTCGCTACTTCAATGACGACTTCTACAAGCGGTTTACAAATTTCAGGATTATTGGACTGTTTCAGAATTTCGAGCATCGACGAGCCTCCTCCATTCTTCCACACTTTGCCTCGCATAGGTTTCATCGACAATACTCATTGCTTGGCCCGCATGAACAATGACAAAATCACCGAGCTCAACTTCTGTAACAAAAATAGTACCTACTGTCGTCTGCGAACCCATGACATCAACGACCGCACTATATTCCATTTTTCTCACTACTTTTGCTGGTACTCCAACACACATTGGTTAGCACTCCTTTTTGCCGCGGCAACCACTAATTGCCCGTAGGATAATCCTCCATCATTACATGGAACCTTTTCAGGGACAAACACATGATAAGATCTTGCTCTCAACTCAGCTATGATTCTTTTTCTTAGATAACGGTTATGAAAGCTTCCTCCTGATAAAACCACTTTTTTTTCGGCGGGAGGATTTTTTTTAGTCAATACCTCCATAACACAAACAATTGCTCGCACTACTGTTTCATGGAATCTCCCACTTATCAAGTGAACATCCATACCGGCTAAAACATTGAGAGCAATTTCCTTCAACATGGTAGAAAAATTAATCGTTAAAATCTCTTTGTCTTTTAATTCAAAAGGATAGGGCTCATATAGCTTCCATTCGTCTGCCAATTCCGCTAACATGATCGCAGCTTCCCCGTCATAACTGGAAACTTTGGTTATACCGCAAAGTGCACTAACAGCATCGAACAGCCTACCGCAGGTCCCCGCGTATACCGTATTCACATTTTTTTCAATCATCGCTTTTAAAATATCAATCTTTGCTGATTTATCAGTAAAAATAGCCTTAGCAAGCCTCGTTCCCTCCTCACCATAAAGGGAAATAAGCATGGCGGCCGCATTCCGCCACGGCTCTCGAATACACTTTTCACCTCCAGCGAGAGGAGTATAGTGTAAATGGGCCATGCGTTTAAACTCTAAGGCATTTCCATAGAAGATTTCAAATCCCCAGATGTTGCCGTCAAGTCCATACCCTGTTCCGTCCAGAATAATTCCATACGCTTTTCCGGTGATTTGATGTTCCTCGATACTGGCAGCCAAATGGGCATGATGGTGTTGAACTTCCATCACTTCAGCAAACTCGTATTCTTTTACCAGATTCCGAATATGATAGTCTGGGTGGTAATCAATAACGGCCTTGGTTTTTGGGATTTCAATCCACTTTAACAAATGTTCC belongs to Neobacillus sp. OS1-2 and includes:
- a CDS encoding MBL fold metallo-hydrolase, producing the protein MQKIGPIIILEGPNNSKVPYSRSLFIDCPEKVLIDSGADPKILLDINREFGIELIINTHYHPDHTRHNHLFTDVKKWINPIEFETARTVEGVARTNGVYQEWGALGVEKWKKSLPQEWVLNLGEISGTYEYETDYLFGDVKVQFLHTPGHTSGLSCPYFPELGVVFVSDYDMTSFGPWYNGTDGDIDDFITSGKRLLTLDADVFITGHQKGTFSKQEFAERMEKFLDIIERRDETIENYVRHGMTFEEITKIGIFYPKKSLENTILRTWERSGIRKHLQRLGISCSESTGELVHAK
- a CDS encoding DegV family protein; this encodes MSKIKIVTDSTLDISNEMAEKLGIVIVPLTVTIKGETYLDRVEIDPVEFIENMSGTKELPKSSQPSAGAFLEVYDRLGEEGYEVISIHMTGKMSGTVRSAESAAQMTETKVTVVDSRFISKALSFQVREAAEMAKQGKNAVEILERLEAVREHTKLYIMVDTLENLVKGGRIGKGKAFIGSLLNIKPIASLEGAEYNPVTKVRSHSQVVKFMAKQFAEDVKGKTIRGVGIAHAEAYELSMKIKESIIDLTGFQDVEIDYTGPIVSTHTGPGALALMYYVD
- a CDS encoding DUF2535 family protein, whose translation is MLFKSLEFKNDVGQKVKVMDIPVLEEDSTYKFMIQVRLRTFLAAIDRETKPKRCYSFKEYLKKVMKWPDYEKLFKIAELKNNA
- a CDS encoding TasA family protein, translating into MITIIIACTIIQCFIFSLSNNKISAAETSEIDIATSPEKVLFELSNLKPGDWAERTLTIQNKGKQDFKYLFSSKLKEGSEKFYNSLDLKVSDKNKVLFEGKMQDFSKIEPKFISKNDAEELFFTVKIPDELGNEYQGISCKVEFKFYVEGTLGGVLPADGPKLPETGTNMFNILVAGVVLVLTGSIFQFVLYWRRKMAREA
- the sipW gene encoding signal peptidase I SipW, with the protein product MNKVKKWLSNIVTIILFMILIVMLYVVISSKLSGGEPQAFGYELKTVLSGSMEPGIKTGSIIAVKPGGDMTRFTKGDVITFRSEDNVIVTHRITDVLKEGDQISYKTKGDNNKSGDLNSVPSYKVLAEYNGFTIPFLGYFADYTKSKMGGALLLIIPGLLLLAYSGISIWKAISQLEKKSKNSLGVDDTKNLGVDDTK
- the tapA gene encoding amyloid fiber anchoring/assembly protein TapA — protein: MIQIRNSRLKKFGQKNKRAVFFLKILAIWYFSILSIGYLTTDTGAYFSDNAAVTGKIQAGTWEDQWDKSSLKFSTGKDQLFEICDPKEIAVTIINSGSDMKGPSQFEVYYINNGNPMKGEKVGEGTIEPIKSNQSSILKFTATKPGNYKFRAFQRPNHAFKPERQDLWSETVTIACKTNSTNAVEPQQNQTNNQEPATETTPPENINPNNNETIKPVDPTSSQNNINSTPKEEITNQTGEDVSINQNEDKTSQSTENVQN
- a CDS encoding CalY family protein encodes the protein MSLKKKLGLGVASAAMGLALIGGGTYAYFNDTAQTTSKFANGTLDLNAAPTTIIDVKNLKPGDWMNRTFTLSNDGTLDISKVLLSTEYTVTNKSGAPTNTDDLGKHIRVNFLFNQDKAVLGPWSPDSVVYSTTLADLKAMTPDAVANKVFVPFFEEIGGLKAGNSDKMYVQYQFVDNGLDQNQFQGDSLELKWTFDGKQTAGESR
- a CDS encoding helix-turn-helix domain-containing protein, which produces MIGERIKRLREKKGFSITELARLADVSKSYLSQIERGLQSNPSMQFLKKIAIPLETSLDYLLMDGNSQGQPKMKLDDEWKLLIQQAVDKGLKKEDFQEYLNYIQFQSWLKEQNKT
- the hypE gene encoding hydrogenase expression/formation protein HypE — translated: MEKYISLAHGDGGELSHRLIKDVFIEAFGGENAALFDAAAITISTHKIAVTTDSFVIKPIFFPGGSIGKLAVAGTINDLAVSGAKPAFLTCGFVIEEGFLISDLKKIVLDMANEAKKTGVTIVAGDTKVVERGSADGVYINTTGIGIFEPNMDCSLEFEEGDAIIVSGTIGDHGIAVLAARGELGIITPITSDCASLNTMLSEVLKSTDSVRIMRDPTRGGLATTLVEIAEDFHLTMKINELDVPVKEEVHGVCDLLGFDPLYLANEGKAIIVVASCDKDKVVDILREFPEGRDAVVIGSIIGKGKGQLLVKTPLGSSRLLTRLSGTMFPRIC
- the hypD gene encoding hydrogenase formation protein HypD gives rise to the protein MLEILKQSNNPEICKPLVEVVIEVAKEFRQKFGRKPAFMEVCGSHTMSLARTGVKQCLKDHVHLISGPGCPVCVTDQRSIDAMIALAEGEQRIICTFGDMMRVPGSSKTLLDSKIAGKDIRVLYSPVDAVKIAEENPDKEVVFLGVGFETTIPILTLMIGEAEKQGITNFSIWMTTKLIEPVLRYLLDTGEVQLDGFLLPGHVSIVLGEDSYQYLVDEYSISGVITGFETAELLSGIYKLIDMALTGKVGIENNHPAVVSKSGNQVIQQWMDQYLTECDEAWRGIGVIPQSGLDLKPEYDRFNAKKRFSVDVGDPKKTKCRCGEVIRGLISPNECPLFGKACQPMNPIGPCMVSAEGSCAAYYQYMRESF
- a CDS encoding HypC/HybG/HupF family hydrogenase formation chaperone — translated: MCVGVPAKVVRKMEYSAVVDVMGSQTTVGTIFVTEVELGDFVIVHAGQAMSIVDETYARQSVEEWRRLVDARNSETVQ